From one Octopus bimaculoides isolate UCB-OBI-ISO-001 chromosome 1, ASM119413v2, whole genome shotgun sequence genomic stretch:
- the LOC106869144 gene encoding RNA polymerase II-associated protein 1, which yields MVQLLVTSALRCLKRSSLVGKTCILVIRYVSVQSILKSVALTNHLFGIDESIPVLELIQLTELLICKSISLRNSGKQVLFQKMDEYNRNIDFSQNYTDVLLKIILPSHEYYRYSMEKSAVGNESHLWLTATTMNIFTNDTKPNQATVAGDTNLDKGSVARVLSSIIERDTKHYVSYDKPFSLDGFPKAPSLQIGKKFDSTSAPQAKKKSLFAQQFAQQPCSDFSISNKPIYGTASTKCNLESSYTSHQSIVTGFGLSASNAEKEAKAIHAENVNKLSGMTEKEILMERQKLLSMLDPSLINFLKTRKSENLDSETTSTSIENKDDSDKSELKLVHKLSKDELPVKPDSQLVHMDNVEYEKLAWMKDLPPVNARSTKGKPARFDFQGFIIPEDAEIPVDLGLHHHGEEAERAGYTLDELFHLCRSLNSQQRTFALKTLGCIITNAKSGMFEESIEGAIIPSVINAGIVFLLRWALDDKITTVLISAVFCLHALLTNSADENSLQFTFCWYRGREVAAHQVAEETSNAAKEKLDFLETVEVTDADEVQADVVRALVNRMNLLPRLRFLLEVWDISPESIKCILEILSRISHHSKQDAYNVYKCPRLMEFIFKELLPSVCSTDDKTVSSIISTLKLIKVLCQAGRSMATDIVTKYKLMDKLLLYIAPQPSEMNLSENVADELQTVCYNIWQVCLSYGLTGHYYSEFYPQLVTNIHIILAQYHNTTNTPFLRESAILGVLESAVQLAGAHSRYHQKLAACKRQKDSQEPYKIESLIVPSLHWTQVLSLIDTLEILFQSLLQNISEKYHLKKFSLNLATSVINFVASFYEICPQQSDSNVTNILTHLEQLCNSVIFPLWSTLGFRSIIASLSSHSNILNHQILLKTKQPKNLLDLGCQNLIDDSKTLPILVISTPFGFVTALFRLFSVIGSLHKGLADKFSGLIVNDPDIRSYMTAVVKTKPTATTFQHNYFTRFENHCQYFLLRTISMSTFNEVDTPYFLLCHQLSLLLLTRLHDGDEHFAHDLLSSLIFNRNFIALGSDVDSSTHQLSCLSISDGSGMVCSNSQLTEDIKFKLLQHSISSLKDIRANYLSSFSQKESAVLHSKAQCFAYVEEIHSFLVGKLGETLLPRDWIFMPLVHQYSLSNSLPENEHEQCSPQQINKITHALKFIYLLETQRPSIMDGLSASLKISRLMCVYLTDNNIFLEPVVRSYLAGLMRIYSKENILDSMNFDESIPGLYSFYDFFIEFLKQYTSVSFGDFVFGSYLLLPLQQMHNVFLRKAIWEENSTVLRTLRVSIQDHLIPIHRYLVPEETNPELLKLLILALLRESVSEKWCPVLYLITVHHCNRFMFRQDGYEDNLRQFMFSHVLKCSNSQLKEHLLHYKMYNATSNHHIELYQNLPHNRKSLLEKYC from the exons ACAAGTACTCTTCCAAAAAATGGATGAATacaatagaaatattgatttttctcagAACTACACAGATGTACTTTTAAAAATCATACTTCCCAGCCATGAATATTATAGATATAGCATGGAGAAATCTGCAGTAGGCAATGAGTCACATCTTTGGCTAACAGCAACAACTATgaacat ctTTACTAATGATACCAAACCAAATCAGGCCACTGTTGCTGGAGATACCAACTTGGATAAAGGTAGTGTTGCTAGAGTATTGAGCAGCATCATTGAAAGAGATACTAAACATTATGTTAGCTATGACAAACCGTTTTCCCTTGATGGATTTCCAAAAGCTCCAAGTCTTCAGATTGGAAAGAAATTTGATTCTACTTCAGCACCACAAGCgaagaaaaaaagtttatttGCTCAGCAGTTTGCACAACAGCCATGCAGTGATTTCAGTATCTCTAATAAACCTATCTATGGAACAGCTTCCACCAAGTGTAATCTAGAATCTAGTTATACCTCTCATCAGAGCATTGTTACTGGTTTTGGATTAAGTGCCAGCAATGCTGAGAAGGAGGCAAAGGCAATTCATGCAGAAAATGTAAATAAGCTTTCTGGTATGACAGAAAAAGAGATTTTGATGGAACGGCAAAAGCTTCTTTCTATGTTAGATCCAAGTTTGATTAACTTCTTAAAAACTAGAAAATCTGAAAATCTTGATTCTGAGACTACTTCCACATCCATTGAGAATAAAGATGATTCAGATAAATCTGAATTGAAACTTGTGCACAAATTAAGTAAAGACGAACTTCCTGTGAAACCTGACAGCCAACTTGTACATATGGACAATGTTGAATATGAAAAATTGGCTTGGATGAAGGATTTACCTCCTGTTAATGCCCGTAGTACAAAAGGGAAACCAGCTCGGTTTGACTTTCAAGGTTTTATTATTCCTGAAGATGCTGAGATACCTGTTGATTTAGGTCTTCATCACCATGGAGAAGAAGCAGAACGTGCTGGTTACACTCTTGATGAACTTTTTCATCTTTGTCGTAGTCTTAACTCACAACAACGTACATTTGCTTTAAAAACATTAGGTTGCATCATTACTAATGCAAAAAGTGGCATGTTTGAGGAAAGTATTGAAGGTGCTATCATTCCTTCTGTTATTAATGCAGGAATAGTATTCCTTCTCAGGTGGGCTCTTGATGATAAAATCACAACTGTCCTCATTTCTGCAGTCTTTTGTCTCCATGCTCTTTTGACCAATAGTGCAGATGAAAACAGTTTGCAGTTTACATTCTGTTGGTATAGAGGAAGGGAGGTGGCTGCTCACCAAGTTGCTGAAGAAACCTCTAATGCAGCAAAGGAAAAGTTAGATTTTCTTGAAACAGTAGAAGTAACAGATGCTGATGAAGTACAAGCAGATGTTGTGAGGGCTCTTGTCAATCGTATGAATTTGCTCCCTCGTCTGCGTTTTCTGCTTGAAGTTTGGGATATTTCTCCAGAGTCCATCAAGTGTATTCTAGAAATTTTATCTAGAATTTCTCATCATTCAAAACAAGACgcatataatgtttataaatgtcCAAGACTGATGGAATTCATTTTTAAAGAGCTTTTACCTTCAGTTTGCTCTACTGATGATAAAACTGTTTCCTCAATTATTAGCACTCTAAAGCTAATAAAAGTTCTCTGTCAAGCTGGGAGAAGCATGGCAACTGATATTGTTACTAAATATAAGCTTATGGACAAATTGCTGTTGTACATTGCCCCACAGCCTTCTGAAATGAATCTTTCAGAGAATGTAGCAGATGAATTACAAACTGTGTGTTATAATATATGGCAAGTGTGTCTTTCTTATGGACTCACTGGACATTATTATTCTGAGTTTTATCCACAACTAGTAAccaatattcatattattttagcACAATATCATAATACAACAAATACTCCATTTCTGCGAGAATCTGCAATTTTAGGTGTTTTGGAATCTGCTGTACAACTAGCTGGGGCTCATTCTAGATATCACCAAAAATTAGCTGCATGTAAAAGGCAGAAAGATTCACAAGAGCCTTATAAAATTGAAAGTTTAATAGTTCCTAGTCTTCACTGGACTCAAGTCTTGAGTTTGATTGATACACTGGAAATTTTGTTTCAATCTTTATTACAGAATATTTCTGAAaagtatcatttaaaaaaattctctctcAATTTAGCAACTTCTGTCATCAATTTTGTAGCATCTTTTTATGAAATATGTCCTCAACAATCTGATTCTAATGTCACTAATATTCTCACCCACTTAGAACAGCTATGCAATTCTGTAATTTTCCCACTTTGGTCAACATTAGGTTTCCGGAGTATCATTGCATCTCTTTCTTCTCATTCTAATATATTGAATCATCAGATATTGTTGAAGACAAAGCAGCCTAAAAATTTACTTGACTTGGGATGTCAGAATCTTATTGATGATTCCAAAACATTACCAATTCTTGTCATTAGTACTCCTTTTGGTTTTGTCACAGCATTATTTCGCCTTTTCAGTGTCATTGGTTCTCTTCACAAAGGTTTGGCTGACAAATTTTCTGGTTTAATTGTCAATGATCCTGATATAAGAAGTTATATGACAGCTGTTGTTAAGACAAAACCTACTGCCACTACATTCCAGCACAATTATTTTACCAGATTTGAAAACCACTGTCAATATTTTCTGCTGAGGACAATTTCAATGTCAACCTTCAATGAAGTTGACACACCATACTTTTTATTGTGTCATCAACTTTCCCTGCTCTTACTTACCAGGTTACATGATGGAGATGAACACTTTGCTCATGATCTTCTATCATCATTGATTTTTAATAGAAACTTTATAGCATTAGGTTCTGATGTGGATTCTTCTACTCACCAGTTGTCTTGTTTAAGTATATCTGACGGCAGTGGTATGGTATGTTCTAACAGCCAGTTAACTGAAGACATCAAATTCAAACTTTTGCAGCACAGCATCTCATCTTTAAAGGACATCCGTGCTaattatttgtcctcattttctcAAAAGGAGTCTGCTGTGTTGCATTCAAAAGCTCAGTGTTTTGCATATGTGGAAGAAATTCACAGTTTTCTTGTAGGTAAATTAGGAGAAACCTTATTACCCCGTGACTGGATATTTATGCCCCTTGTTCATCAATACAGTCTTTCTAATTCCTTACCAGAAAATGAACACGAACAATGTAGTCCAcagcaaattaataaaattacacaTGCTTTAAAGTTCATATACTTGCTTGAGACACAGCGACCGTCTATCATGGATGGTTTATCAGCTTCTCTTAAAATATCACGACTGATGTGTGTCTATCTTACAGATAACAATATTTTTCTTGAACCTGTTGTCCGTTCCTATTTGGCTGGTTTGATGCGAATTTacagcaaagaaaatatattggacAGTATGAACTTTGATGAGTCAATCCCTGGTCTTTATTCATTTTATGACTTTTTCATTGAATTTCTTAAGCAGTACACATCTGTATCATTTGGTGACTTTGTTTTTGGGAGCTACCTGCTCCTTCCATTGCAACAAATGCACAATGTCTTCTTGCGTAAAGCTATTTGGGAAGAGAACAGCACTGTGCTGCGCACACTGAGAGTCTCAATACAAGACCATCTTATACCAATTCATCGATACCTTGTTCCTGAAGAAACAAATCCTGAACTTTTGAAACTGTTAATTTTGGCTCTCTTAAGAGAGTCAGTCTCAGAAAAGTGGTGCCCAGTGTTATATCTTATTACTGTACATCACTGTAATAGATTCATGTTCCGGCAAGATGGATATGAAGATAATCTGAGGCAGTTTATGTTTAGTCATGTTCTGAAATGCAGCAATAGTCAACTGAAAGAACATCTGTtacattataaaatgtataatgcaACTTCAAATCATCATATTGAACTTTATCAAAATCTGCCACATAATCGTAAGTCTCTCTTAGAAAAATACTGttga